GCCTAACTAGTACACAGTTCTGTTCACACCAGTGGGGATTTTTCTGAACTCATGTTCTTTTGGGTTGTTGTTTTAAGTACTTTTACATATAGGAGTATGCCCACAGGTAACAGGAAACCAGTGTTTCAAAAGGAAACTTGATCACATCGCTAGATAACACAGGCATCCCAAACAAGTGTGTGAGCGCCCCAAGGCTTGGGGCTGCTGCCAGAAGTACATATTCTTCTGATTGGTAAGAACTGCCAGATGACGCTTCATGAAATATATAATGCAAGAAAGACTCAGAGAGCTCAATAAAAGCCTTCCACCCCACCCGTCAGGTTGGGAggataagagaaagaaagtaaagcaACTACAGAAGATGGCTTTGGGAGTTCCAATATCAGTCTGCCTTTTGTTCAACGGTAGGTAatttcccttttgtttaattaacTTTGTATCAAGGTGTAATGTAATGTAAATGTAAATGGGATTTATTCTCCCTGAATTAAAGAGATGTTGGTTTGTAAGAGTTGTTCATGATAAAGATCAGAATAATTAAATCTGTGGGTTAATGTAGTTTCTTATGAAACTTATGTTCCTCTCCTGgtatgttttgatttctttttttttttttttgagaactccAAAATGTTTGCTCTATAGAATTGAAGAGTCGTTGATAACATTTAGTTACAATACCACAGTATTATATCCTTGTGATTGAAttaatatataaatgcattcactttttctttaaaatttatgtgtTTCTATTTTCCATAATTATAATGTAGTTGATGGAATGGCTGAAAAACAGATAAGCAAATGCCCTAGTCAGGTTCTAgatttaaaatggaataaattaaaaGCAGAATGGAAATAGGATTAAACACAGTAAAAAAAACTCTGGGTCTATTGCTTGCACCTGGATAGAGGCACACCTGCTAAAGATGCTTCCCCCCACTCCCAACAGCAATGACAGCACTGACAGAAGAGGCAGCCGTGATTGTGACTCCCCCAAGCTCAGTCCAGCAAAGTAACTGGACCGCGAACAAAACTGAAGgtattttcttcccatttttgtaCTTCAAATGACTTCTTTGAAACCTTTGAGAAAAACTTGGATTATGATAGAAACAACATTGGAAATTTTTAACTATATGTTTTATAGGGTTATCAACACTTTTAGCACGATGCTATTAAATTGAAGTGACAGATAAATGTGTGAGCCAAGAATTGCCCTTTTAAAAGGAGGAAGTGaaacaaaggagagaaagaaaagttgtCTTCAGCCACTGTCCTGAATGTGAAGTGTACCATATTTTCTGCTTGGCTTCCAATAACCCATGTGTGTTCGGTGACAGCTCATTTCCATTTTGGCATTCTTGAAGGGGCATCATATTTTGATCTATGACTATAAGCTTAACAGTCAAAGAAATCATGGACAAAATGAAGCATTTTCCTTCATCTTTGGAACCATCTTTTTTCTTGCTTGTTTTTTGGGGGCTTTTGTTCTTTTAGCATGTGCTACTTTTCCTCCCCACTtatacctgattttttttttattgatggtgatgtattttcttttctattttattattattattgcagtgGCTTCTGGCTGCTGTTGAGCGTCAGCATTGTTTTCAAACCTGTTTGAACTACAGGTGAACTTGGAAAACTTGTTGCCTGTCAAGACCTGAGACTGAGTGGTTTTGATTCTCATGCAAATCACTTAAGGCCCCCAGAGGTGAATGCTGGTGATGTGACCCAGGACGGAGGAAACATCGGATCTTACTCTGAGAGTCCAGCAAATAAAAGATAAAgtcaaatatttcaattttaaaggaAAGATAGTAGTATTTAACTGTTCCTCATTccacaattaatttaaaaattgaaaatattttatctatttgattttttgaatATCAATTTGCAAAACAAAATTAGAGTGGGTTTTAGAATAACTTTTAGCCAAATTCTTTGTCTTCTGAACCTTTGAGCAAAGAGGGaaaatttttattggaatatgATCAATAATActgtagaaaaaataaagaagtgtgGTTTTCTCTCAGTGACTGATGTCATAGCAATATTCCCAACAccacattttttccttccttaatgGTTAATTGCAAATAAATTAACTGAATTATAGGCAATAGGAATGGAAAAGTGGGATGGAATATGTCatctctctattttttctttgttttcttgatgaaaaactttagtttttcttttcactttttatttattttgaaaatatgaatctagtatctcagaaaattttaaattaagtttaataTTCTCCTTAAGGGATGGATAAGTCTCTCTGTCATAGCTTTTTCTTTGGAAATGGCTTCTTTCAATTCTCACATTTTCCAAAAAATCCCATTTTAGGCTTGGTTAATTGAGTTTGAGTAATCTTGAATTAAGAAGAGCCTAGCACAGCTTATAATGGGAAATTCTCACTGCCTcagaattaattattaaaattataaattgtgTTCACTACATCACATTTAACAAAATGAATGTGAATTCTAAGGTAATATTGGACATTCTTGATAAAAAGGTAAGTGATATAATATAATATCCTGTTGGTCCTTGAGTacctaaagttttaattttttccaatataaaataaaaatatcctttagattatttttcctaaaatgaagaaataggtTTCTCTTAACCTCCTTAACAAGGCAAATATGGTGATTTGGCCCATAATAACTAACCATGAGGGACACATTCATTCATAgcaatgataaattaaaataccaaaaacTTTGCTTGAGAAATAGTTAactaaaatataccaaaaaaatcaattctGCAGTTTTATGCAAGAGTCATCCCCACTGCATAATTAGTAAGGATGGTCTATGTATGTCTTTAGCATATCAGAAGATGGGAGGCATCCTGAACCATGTGTGTGCTGCCAGAACATATCTTCCTGAAGAGGATTTCCCCTAAGGAGGTTTCTGGACACTTGACTACAAAAATTGTGTCTAGTCATGTTCAATTGCATCGTGTTAGAGCTAGAAATAAAAACCTGAGTTTTTCTAATCCCAGGTTCATGGCTTTTACCATTACTTTAGAATACCTCTTAactgagttaaaattttaattaatatttgatgGAATTGTCATATAACTATTTCAGCCAGAACCATAAGTTGTTTCTGGATTCCTGTATGGGTCATAACAAATACCTCTTCTCAAGTCAATTACAGAAAATGTCCCATTTTAAattagatttcattttaaattagatttacCATCTTTTCCTCTGGGGAAGGaataaaattgtttattatttcaCAAGCATAAATCCAGACCTTCCTAAGTGCCAACTACTCAgtgtaaaggagaaaaatataaagattatatGAGATGTTCTACGTTTATCAGGATGCAGGCAGTGGTATGGGAAACATTACTCAAAATAACCTGCTAAGATTAGAACCAATGCTGCCACCTTTTGGCAAACTTGCCTCTGTACCTGATTAGGTAGCTAAAGAATGGAACAATCATGGGTACACTTTTTCACTGTAATAAATGAATTACATTTCTGGATGATACTAACCAAACACTTGTAAATATAACCAACCTGCCAAAGAATCAATAGCTCAAAAGGCAAAGTACTCCTAAAATAATCTTAAATGTCCTCTTACATATGTGTTGAAAGTCATGAAGTAGGACACACTTCATTTGTTAGTATTATATCTCCTTTTTCTAGATGACTATGCAGAAGGACCCATAGCCTTGAGGTTTTCTCACCGTTGCCTGGAAGATCATAATAGCTACTGCATCAATGGGATGTGTGCATTCCACCATGAGCTAGAGAAAGCCATCTGCAGGTAATTGCAAAGAACTCCCAAGTCCTGGAGACAGGAGAAGGTGAACTTATGCCTTTGTTGTTTTACACAGTACAGTGCCACTCTCTACCTTATCTGGTTAAAACTGTGTTTGATCTGAATGTGACTTGCCAGTCCTCTTTGTACTTGACTTTccaaaaagattttttattttttctgcttaatcctcattatttaaaaaatatggttcCCAGATTAGCAGCATCTGTAGAAGctgggacttttaaaaaatgtagaatttCATGCTTCACCTCAGAACTActaaatcagaatctgcattttaatgatATGCAAAGGTGAATCCTAGTTTTCACAGGATTATTTGTAGGATAAAATGAAACAGGGCAAGGCAAAAATCTTCATAAGAAGTTCACAATTTTTATGATCATTGATTTGCTTggtcttctttttttccacattttttattgatgcattacagttgtacatgatgatgagatttgttgttacatattcatatatgcacacaattaaacaatataatttggcaataTCACTCCCTGGTGCTCAGTTTGCTTGACAAGCATACTACACTTTGTGTCTACCATTGAGGGGAATATATGGGGTCTTAATGAGATGATTATTGTGAAATTCAAGCTACTTCATACCTTAACACATTGATTTCACTTGGTGTTTGCCTATTTAAATTActtcctttcctccccaccactccctgccattctgtaggctttaaaattactttttttttctcttttttaaggtGTTATACTGGTTATACTGGAGAAAGGTGTGAGCACTTGACCTTAACTTCATATGCTGTGGATTCTTATGAAAAATACATTGCAATTGGGATTGGTGTTGGATTATTAATAAGTGGTTTTCTTGCTATTTTTTACTGCTACGTAAGAAAGAGgtatgaaaaagacaaaatatgaagTAACTCTGTGTGcgttcatttaacaaatatctgaaaagcCTCTATGACATACCAGGCTTTGACATGTAtccttttttaaggaaaaagaagaaggtgAATCTGAGCAGTTCCTCCGTAACATTTTTGATACCCTTCTCACAGAAGTGGTAAAAGTTTACCTTTAGTTGCAATAAGAGAGTTCAAATTTACAACTTCCTTTCTTCTTATATCTGTGTCTTCCTAAGTCAAAATTATAAGTGAGGAGGATAGCAGGCCTCAAGTGGGTAGAGACCCGGTGTATCTTGTTTACAAGTACACATTTAGCATCTACTTTTGTGCTCAGAACAgacactgaaaaaatatttgtggaatgaaaaaaaatcaagaaataagtCTTCATCCTTATTTCTGGTTTTTCATACCTTAAATCTGTGTAATTAGGGAAAAGTCAAGCAATCATGTAagatacattaattttaaaatacaattatacTTCCCTTGATATACTTTACTGTTATCAGTTTAACATGACTAAAATTGCCCatccaaaattagaaaaatttgttTTGCTTATGAGAGGATCAAATCAACATATATAAGTTGCATATTTATATAAGAATCTAAGAAGAAtaatgaggaagagaaggaaggagagaagaggtgagggagaaggtggaggaggaggcagccgGGGAGGAGGAAAGACCTGTTGGTGGTAATAAGCTAGCTGTTTGAGATCCAGTTCTGATGAGAGGATTGTGCATGTGACAGGTGGCAGGAGGGCTCTGAGGTGAAACCTGTGATGACCTAAGGAAAGCAGAAGCAGCTAAGCAAAGATGTAGCTTGAGCTGTCTTAGCTTGATTCCACAGGAAGATGGAGAATGTGAATGGCATCATAGACCTTCCCAAGGAGGACAGAGATCTTGGTCTCAGTTTACCTCATGGGTCAATCAGGCCACAAGCTATTCATGGTAGGTTAGTGGGCTAGTGGGCAGCGGTTTGAAATTTCCCAGGAATCTTCTGGCAAGGTGTTCTATTGGCTATGGCAATCCTCTGGAGAATGATGGTGCTATCAGCCTGTTAATGCTCCCAGCCACTGAAGGATGGGTCTACTATTGAAGGGGATCTGGGCAGGGCACCaggagaaaaatatgaatttactCTGTGTGCGTTCATTTGAGCAACTGATACACCAGTGCATTCTGTGAACCACAATGACCAACGCAAACCACAGTCATAAGGAAATCAATGCTCTGTTTTAGGTGTCTAAAACTGAAATCACCttacaacatctgttctggagGGAGACCACTCTGAGGATTTGTGGGCGTTTTCATCATGTCATTTGGGAAACTCAGTGGGCCCCACATTGAAATCCTCAAGTGAAAGAACCAAAACGTCAAGCTGTCTAGacttgaaaagaatgaaaattgggATCACAATGAAATAAGAGGATAAGATTCAACATTGGTCTTTAGACTTTGCCATCATTAGGAGCCATGGAAGCCAAGTGAATGAGCAACAAAGGAAGAGGTCAAGTTTGCAATCCTAACCTGGGTTTGTTGTTTGGTTATTGTtcacactacaaaaaaaaaattgtgttttgtgCTTCTGACCATGTCAGATGTAGGTTTTCCTGGGAATAATTGTCATCCTTGCAGCAAGCTGAAGCAATTCCAAGTTCTGCTTGCTACCCAGCATTTGGATAGCACAACCTAAATGTGAGCTCTTTGTTCACTCAGTGGACCTCATCCCAAGCATTCTGTTTTTATAGCATCAAAGgagtttaatttcaattttaggGTGATATCAGTGTTATGGCATCTTGAGTGAACCAAACATGTGTCTTAAGTGCAAgccattgaaaagaaatgaatgtcCAAAGCAAACACAAATCATACCTAGCTTATGATAATACTGTGCAACTTTTATCTGTGAAACATGGAATAAGCTAAAGACTTTCTCAGAACTAAAAGCCATCTGGATATCAAATCCAGAGTAGGCTAAGCATTTCTTTTCCATATGGATTATGAAATTCTCTGTTGGACTTATGTTCCCTCTCCTTTTGTCACTTCTAGTCATTATCAGTGGTATTAACTGATGACCATCCATTTGAACTGAAATTCAAGACTTCGGGTCTAAAATGACTAAAAGTCTACAACTGGTCCTGAAGTAGAAACTGACAAACTAGACATGAGAGTTATTTCACCAGCCAACAGCGTGTGGAAACTTCACCCCGTTTCTGAACAGATttgcacataaaaaaaaaaatggagcaatGGTAGAAATAACAATTTGGGAACCAAGGTCCTTCCTTTTTAATTATACTTCTGCTACACAATTCGTACAGTCTTGTGCAGGTCCCTTAATTTCCTGGGGCTTTGGTTTCATCTTCTACAAGACTCTTGTGGTTCTGAAGTTTAAcaatgagagaagaaagaagttttCTGCACTATTAAGTGACAGATGGAAGTGACAGTTCTATCATCAAACCAACCCCAAAGCCCCAAAACACATCACTAGCCATTATCTTagatgtatattttaaagatcaatttatacaataataatttatttttaagaaaaatataaaattaaattaaagaattaTAACATTAAACGTCTTTAAGTTTCAACCTAATAGTGTTGGCTCCTATTGTGATGTCGataaacaaaacaattttgaTCATGAGATTGACAGAAAATCAAACTTGAATGTTTGAACAATGGCAGCCTATTAATAAGCCTTCGTTTGCAttaaattatagatttttattcGCTCCTAACTTCCCATTTCGCTTTCCTTTGAAGAGAAGGAATTTCACTTGCTTTGGTTTTCCTTCAGAAGGAATTTAACACAGATGAATCACAGGTCAGCACTTTCTGCCTGTCTTCACACAGCATGCAAAGATTACATCACCCCAAGGGGTGGGGAGCCAAGGTTCCACCCATGACTCCAGCACCGCACCTAGAAAGCTGTGCTCTTCCTGAGCATTtcaaaaagatgtaaaaatacCAGGGAGAGTCCAGGAAGGCGTGTCTTTAAGTAATTAAGGACTGCCTCTTaatgaaaggaaagaggaagcaaTGATAGTGACTACAGAAATGGTAACCTAAATGCTTACAAATATTGGCAGTCTGTAAATGCCTGCCAGTTTTAAACTTATTACATTGAAATTAGAACAACGTCACAGCAGTTAAAATTTTCAGCACTGCTAATCCAAAATGTTAATCCAAACAAATGCTAATACAGATTCCTTCTTTCACCTATGGAAAAGTATTCATTAACAATATAAAATCTACCCAGTGAGACTGTACAGAAATTTACAATATGGTTTATGAAGCCATCTGTTTGTGGTCTGTCCTATGAAATAATCTTGTGATCCCGTAACTCCCAGAGTTAATTTTGCAGGAAGGAATCTCTGGCATTCCCATAGAGCTGGAGCCCCACCTGGCAACATTTACATACATAAAGGACTTGTaccttgtgtgtgggggggcggaATGCATAAATACAAGATGATCTGTCAATTGTTTCatcttgtacatttttttctcctgtatgcAGTAAGACCCTGAAAAGTGCCTACCCATGAACTTGCATTTGAACTCCACTTGCAGCCATCAATCAGGGATCATTAAGTTGGGTGGATGACTTAGGAAAGAAATGACAGCATGCTGCTGGCATCTTTCACTAAATCAACCTGGCCAAGGGGTTCATCTGCTTCTTTCAGTCCCCCTTTTGTCTCTTCCTTATGTCTATCCTTCAATTCTTTGAGAACACTTTCTTAGCTCATCAGTATTGAGAAGTACATCATTATTTAGCACTTTGATGGGATGGGGGCAAACATtacaaaatctcctctctgagcCAGTAAATCTccaattaaaagaattaaaattgctTGTCATTGTATCCTCTCTCCCCAAATTAGCTTTTTTGTACAATCATGTTTTTATAAAGTTTGAAGAGGGTGAAATTATAACATAGCTCGTCTTTCAAAATGCAAATCTAATCCTTTAGTTTTCACATATCCATTTTGGTGACGTCAATAAGATTttcattcattatatttaactgaaaaaaagtcttaagaaaataataagacaaacttcagcaatttgagcttttgaAATCGAACATAAGAACAATTCATATACCCAGAAGACTATGAGTAAGCCATTTAACTTCGATGCATTACAAAACGTAACATGCTTTCTGTGTGtgatataaatattgatattCTTCAACCCACACTCATGGGAAGGGTTACCAAAATCTCTGTTGCAAAATACCACTCTTTCTGGCTTACATCATGACTGCATGACATCAGATGTGAGCATCTGCCAAGATGAACTGGAAGTGTTGAAATTGAATTTGTCATTGTCTGGCACTGGTGATCTGGGTG
This genomic interval from Ictidomys tridecemlineatus isolate mIctTri1 chromosome 9, mIctTri1.hap1, whole genome shotgun sequence contains the following:
- the Epgn gene encoding epigen, encoding MALGVPISVCLLFNAMTALTEEAAVIVTPPSSVQQSNWTANKTEDDYAEGPIALRFSHRCLEDHNSYCINGMCAFHHELEKAICRCYTGYTGERCEHLTLTSYAVDSYEKYIAIGIGVGLLISGFLAIFYCYVRKRCLKLKSPYNICSGGRPL